From the genome of Arvicola amphibius chromosome 9, mArvAmp1.2, whole genome shotgun sequence:
tgggtgctaggaataaaacctggccctctagaagagcagccaatacttTATAATTGATAAGATTCTATTAAAGAGACTGAGGAGTCCTTATTCCCCACAGAGATCAACAAGTGAAGAAGAGAAACAGCTGCTGAACCACTGCATAGGTGAAGTGCTACCCACTTCACCACCACAGCTCAGACAGCATCGGGAGGAAGCacacattaaaacatttattctgtTCCAACTGTCGCCAGTGTGAAGGGAATGGCTGCAGGGCTCCGAGGCTCGCCGCTCACACAAAGTTCTGAGCTATGGCCAACACTTTGGAatactccccttccctcttgcGAAGGCTGGTTGGGATAGGTGTTTTAATTCGAGTCCCCACAGGGTTCCCATTGTCCTCAATGAGGACCACGTTGTTGGAGTCAAACCTTGGGGTCATTCGGGAGCCAGGCATGCAATGTCCCACAATGAgtgctttcttcttctgtcccttGATGGCCAGCAGAATCTGGTCGCCTACCTTGCCCACCCCACTCTTGTTGTAGACATGGATGCATCGCGGAGGCCGATGGTACGGGGTGTTCCCCAGGGCACTATTGTCCACTACACGCACCCGAGTCATTTTCTGGATTGCACGGAGGCTCCCGGAGGTGCTAGTGGGAGACAAAAAAGCCTGTGATATAGATCTCTCTGGGCCACAAGGTACAGGTCTCAGAGAGTTGGAAGGTACATGTCAGTCacaggcatatacatatatatacatgctaaGCAGAGTATGACCcaggaaccaaaacaaaaagtcagggGTTTGTGAAGCTCTTACTACCCAATTCCTTATAACTGAGAGCTTTTAAGATTGTGTgatggcatatacctgtaatcccagcacttgagaaactgaggcaggaggatcacaggcttgaggccagcctgtgttccTCAGTGAGACCCTCTCCTGGGTGTCAGGATTTGGGTCTTTCTGTGACAGACTTCATCTCCAGCCTTTGGCTTCTGAAAGTTAAGGAGGACTAAAGGAGTCTCTATAGGCAGCCTCACCCCTGCCAATCCTGCAGAACCTGCTTCCCCAGGTGCAgcccttccctgctctcctggAATCTGGGAACCTGGAGACTCTATTCTGAGGGAGTCCTGACACAACACGACAGAAACCAGACACTGTCCAGGCAACAACTTCTTAATGCTGGCAAGGGGCTTTGCCTTGCTTTTGGAGATGGGTCTTCTAGATCGCCCAAACTCCTGAGAGCAAGATCCCCTACCTAGCCTCCCAAGGCAGGAACATGGAACTACAGCTTGCAGCACAGTACCCCAGACCGCTCCTTTTCAGAAACAGAATGCTATCACTAGCAGATCCAGTCTTCCTACCATGGGATTTCCATCTCCCGTTGTTCACCCCAAGTGTGGTTTTCTCTAGCACAACCCCAGGGTCCCCTAGAACCTTTTCTCTCCTCGCCTATCCCCATGGCTGCCAGCTAGCGACTCCACCTCTGGGCCTCTTGCTCCTGTTTAGCCTGGACTTTTCCACTGCACAGCTCCCTCCAATGTGTGCTGCACACACTGCCCACTCAGGAGTCCCGAGTTTGCTGTACCCTCCCATCTCACGGCTGCTTCTGTGAGGGCTTCCTCTCTTCTAGATGCCCTCACCTCCCTCCTGATAGCTCTCCTCAGACCTGACAAGCACTCACCAGACCTCTCTCTGTTCTACTATTATACACatcatgttctttttaaaaaccatgtttTGAGGTGGTGCCTTCCTTCTACCATACAGgacctagggatggaactcactcaggtcaccaggctattgCCGAGCCGCTTCCCCCACTCTCGTTCTGCACTAGAAGCGATTCCCGTTCATCTGTGCAGGACTAGTAGAGACAGACAGCACGGGATCTCAAAGGGGAAGACACTGTGGCTGGGGTGGGGCCACCTAGGTTAGGTAAGGAAGCATGTACTGACAAGAATGTACAATTTTGTAATTAAAGAACAATTGTGCCGGAGTTTGTGTTGCAAGAATACAATCCTGGCTACACAGGAGATTAGGCAGGAAGACGGCAAGTTCAAAGTCAATGTGGGCTCCAGAGTTCAAGGTGAGTTGGGAAACTTAGTGAGATCTCGTCTCTAAATAAAAGGTAAAGCAGAAGGCTGGTAGCACACACTTATAACCttagagctcaggaggcagaagtggaagacagccagcctagtctacagggaAATATCCAGGCTTGCTGCAGCTCTACAGTGAAACTCTATtgtataaagcaaacaaaacaacaaaaatcaaaataaatgtaaaaagagggTTAGTTGGAAACCCCAGACTCAATCCAcagtcctggaaaaaaaaaacctcattctTAAAAAAGTTTGGGGtgggctaggtggtggtggtacacacctttaattccagcaattgagaggcagcggcaggcagatctttgagtttgaggccagcttggtctacagagctagttccaggatagcgaGGGCTAttttacagagaaactgtctcaaaaaaaaaaaaaaaaaaaaaatcaaagatggctcagcagatacaggtgcctgccaccaagccaaCAACCCGAGTTTATCCCTGAGACGTACACTgtggagagaagcaactcctaaGCTGCCGTCTGACGTCTAAACGTGTCCCTGACACCCACAtgtccaaatctctctctctctctctctctctctctctctctctctctctctctctgtctctttctcacacacatacagagcaatcttttttttttttaacataaggaGTTTTAAAGCCCTGGCAATGACAGGATCAAGAGCTGTGCTCTAAGGGACTGGCAGGGACTGAAGAACATCTTCCACCACAGACCACGCTTTCCTGCATGCAAGACAGAATTTGCATGtctgtcctctccctccccactggcCACGACACCGCCCAGTTCTGCCCACTCTGTCATCACAGGATCCAGTCAGGGTGCAGGCTTACCCAGGTAACTTCTTAAGAACAAGGTATCAAGCATTACCTGAAGCAGCGCAGGCCAAATGTTCTGCTGACATGGGCAAAAGAGCCCCAGAGCCCAGGAAGGACAGCCATGGGATCTCAAGATGGCAAACCTGCAGGAAAGGGGACAGAGCATGTTTTATACGGGATGTGTGTGGGAGAGGACACCGGAGCACAAGCTCGTTAGTCACTGAACAAGAATGGTAGTGCTCGGATGATACACGATGATCAGACAGAACTCTAACTCCCAACTGTGCTGGGTCACAGTCCCACCCTGGCAGCCAGGTTGGCCCTCAGCAGCTCCACAGTTTCCCCAGGGAACCAACACCGGAGTCCTTTGGCACACCTGAGCTAGTCACAACTTCCCAAGAGGGACACAAAGCTGTACACCTTCTTGACACCGGTGTGCCTTCTGAACCCACTTCAGCACCCTGGAAGAAGGTAGATTAGCATTAGCCAGCTCTGGCAGCACAGGCCTGGCAGGAGGACCACATTCTGCACCTGGCCGGACTACAGAGTGAGCACTGGGTTGCCCTGGGTAATTTACAACAtctattaatcccagcacgctGAAGGCTCAAACTGGAGAACGAAAGTTCAATACCTGTGCTACctagtgagctctaggccagtctgggctacatgagaccccgtctcaaagaaattattaaaagacaaaacatgtcgggggtggaggtgcacacctttaatcccaatggcagacagaggcaggtggtctctgagtttgaggtcagcctgggctacagagtgaattccaagaaggtcaactacatagtgagaccctgtttagaaaaacaagaacaaaaacagacaaaacatggagttggagagatggctcagtggttaagagcactaggtgctcttgcagaggacctgggttcagtttccagcacccacacggtggctcacagctatctgtaactctagtccagGGATCAGGtatctcttctagcctccttgggcaccaggcacacgtgttGTGCACCAAGATATATGTAGGGAAACACtggtacacacaaaataaaaataatttttttcaaaaataaatttttaaaaggttgagaATACCTCAGTGGTAGTGTGCTTGCAAACACCCTGGGTCCAGTCCGAAAGGGGGCTGCAAGTGTGGATCTGAGCAGCTTCCAAAGTCACCTGTCAAACATCACCCTTCCCCAAATGTGAATGCCAGA
Proteins encoded in this window:
- the Mrpl14 gene encoding 39S ribosomal protein L14, mitochondrial, yielding MAVLPGLWGSFAHVSRTFGLRCFSTSGSLRAIQKMTRVRVVDNSALGNTPYHRPPRCIHVYNKSGVGKVGDQILLAIKGQKKKALIVGHCMPGSRMTPRFDSNNVVLIEDNGNPVGTRIKTPIPTSLRKREGEYSKVLAIAQNFV